Proteins encoded together in one Lathyrus oleraceus cultivar Zhongwan6 chromosome 5, CAAS_Psat_ZW6_1.0, whole genome shotgun sequence window:
- the LOC127079770 gene encoding uncharacterized mitochondrial protein AtMg00860-like → MVREGIGLGHKISYKGIEVDQAKVEVISKLPPLVNEKGIRSFLGHASFYHRFIRDFSKVAKPLTTLLVKDKAFVFDDECAAAFETLKNKLVSTPIVIAPDWSLPFEIMCDASDIAVGEVLGHRREKLLHVIY, encoded by the coding sequence atggtgcgaGAAGGAATAGGTTTGGGCCATAAAATTTCCTACAAGGGAATTGAAGTTGACCAAGCCAAAGTGGAAGTGATATCTAAACTTCCACCTCTGGTAAACGAAAAAGGTATCAGGAGTTTCTTAGGACATGCGAGTTTTTACCacaggttcataagagatttctctaaGGTAGCCAAACCGCTAACCACTCTATTGGTTAAGGATAAGGCTTTTGTGTTCGATGATGAATGTGCCGCAGCTTTTGAGACATTGAAAAACAAATTAGTGTCGACACCAATTGTAATTGCCCCAGACTGGTCTCTCCCGTTTGAGATcatgtgcgatgctagtgataTTGCTGTAGGGGAAGTTCTAGGACATCGAAGAGAGAAGCTTTTACATGTTATTTACTAG